In Pseudophryne corroboree isolate aPseCor3 chromosome 3, aPseCor3.hap2, whole genome shotgun sequence, a genomic segment contains:
- the BTBD18 gene encoding BTB/POZ domain-containing protein 18 isoform X2 has product MAPGLRLSYWNPRLMRTVYFQLHQQQQAGLFCDVTLQGDGEGLNVHSCVIAACSPYIAKLLTCPELEVAPADVHGVLKAAKKLQIPELEMLKLQGGRLVRPECGRRLNRNCLGSMKHTQYAVADMQNDGLRLVFEAMNAKNNKKSSSDMLKMEPRSQVKQEVELSCRGPQEVELSCRGPQEAELSCRGPQEAELSCRGPQEVELSCRGPQEVSCRGPQEVELSCRGPQGVELSCRVPQGVELSCLEGILENEPISQSIAEKTASSPRSFHYQNRPGTVYEKQNTGSPKMFPNQEKEIVTVEKQTAYDIQSRKGLVKRIRLDRGRKDAILPDNKNYKPKVRVMDSKNINITSHHLQDDLQFLERSRGHQLPDKTASEGHAQCLEGLVDCRLRPEKIKTSHQTEVTDTAWCISCEMTEPTEHTETVSFNKCEGLEGVRKEWSDLMTKMESETVNQKSLLTVGQCKSNTGMVYPYDITMNEQGKRRLSVNESQASEVEKVKLRKVSNGRSWEVVREVESPRTECTDGREAESQCTDGREAESQCTDGREAESQCTDGREAESQCTDGREAESQCTDGREAESQCTDGREAESQCTDGREAESQCTDGREAESQCTDGREAESQCTDGREAESQCTDGREAESQCTDGREAESQCTDGREAESQCTDGREAESQCTDGREAESQCTDEREAESQCTDGREAESQCTDGREAESQCTDGRDKQFNELEQLLEEILNVPSPVSPVVDVGGCSPVTVVEGVWPDLSSDSDIDVDVLG; this is encoded by the exons gtgAAGGCCTTAATGTTCACtcttgtgtaattgcagcctgcagTCCATACATAGCCAAACTTCTCACATGTCCAG AACTGGAGGTTGCACCAGCAGATGTCCATGGTGTTCTCAAAGCAGCAAAGAAGTTACAGATACCAGAGCTGGAGATGTTAAAGCTGCAGGGAGGCAGGTTAGTCAGGCCTGAATGTGGAAGAAGGCTAAACAGAAATTGTCTTGGTAGCATGAAACACACTCAATATGCAGTGGCCGACATGCAAAATGATGGTTTAAGACTAGTTTTTGAGGCTATGAATGCCAAGAACAATAAGAAAAGCAGCTCAGATATGCTGAAGATGGAGCCAAGAAGTCAGGTAAAACAGGAGGTGGAGCTGAGCTGCCGGGGCCCTCAGGAGGTGGAGCTGAGCTGCCGGGGCCCTCAGGAGGCGGAGCTGAGCTGCCGGGGCCCTCAGGAGGCGGAGCTGAGCTGCCGGGGCCCTCAGGAGGTGGAACTGAGCTGCCGGGGCCCTCAGGAGGTGAGCTGCCGGGGCCCTCAGGAGGTGGAGCTGAGCTGCCGGGGCCCTCAGGGGGTGGAGCTGAGCTGCCGGGTCCCTCAGGGGGTGGAACTGAGCTGTCTGGAGGGCATACTAGAGAATGAGCCAATTAGCCAGAGTATAGCAGAAAAAACAGCTAGTTCACCCAGATCTTTTCACTACCAAAATAGGCCTGGGACAGTATATGAAAAACAGAATACAGGCAGTCCTAAAATGTTTCCAAACCAAGAGAAAGAGATTGTCACAGTAGAAAAACAAACAGCATATGACATTCAGTCAAGAAAAGGATTGGTGAAAAGGATACGACTGGACAGAGGAAGAAAAGATGCTATATTACCTGATAATAAGAATTATAAGCCTAAGGTTCGAGTGATGGATAGCAAAAATATTAACATAACTTCACATCATCTGCAGGATGACCTGCAGTTTCTAGAGCGATCAAGAGGACATCAACTACCGGATAAAACAGCAAGTGAGGGACATGCTCAATGTTTGGAGGGTTTGGTGGACTGTAGATTGAGGCCAGAAAAAATAAAAACTTCCCATCAAACAGAAGTTACTGATACAGCTTGGTGTATAAGCTGTGAAATGACTGAGCCTACAGAACATACTGAAACTGTAAGTTTTAATAAATGTGAAGGTCTGGAAGGTGTAAGGAAAGAATGGTCAGATCTGATGACCAAGATGGAAAGTGAAACTGTAAACCAAAAGAGTTTACTAACAGTTGGCCAATGTAAATCTAATACTGGTATGGTATATCCTTATGATATAACTATGAATGAACAGGGAAAGAGACGTCTGAGTGTGAATGAGTCTCAAGCAAGTGAAGTAGAGAAGGTAAAACTGAGGAAAGTCAGTAATGGGCGTAGCTGGGAAGTCGTAAGAGAAGTGGAGTCCCCGCGCACTGAGTGCACTGACGGCAGAGAAGCGGAGTCCCAGTGCACTGACGGGAGAGAAGCGGAGTCCCAGTGCACTGACGGCAGAGAAGCGGAGTCCCAGTGCACTGACGGCAGAGAAGCGGAGTCCCAGTGCACTGACGGCAGAGAAGCGGAGTCCCAGTGCACTGACGGGAGAGAAGCGGAGTCCCAGTGCACTGACGGGAGAGAAGCGGAGTCCCAGTGCACTGACGGGAGAGAAGCGGAGTCCCAGTGCACTGACGGGAGAGAAGCGGAGTCCCAGTGCACTGACGGGAGAGAAGCGGAGTCCCAGTGCACTGACGGGAGAGAAGCGGAGTCCCAGTGCACTGACGGGAGAGAAGCGGAGTCCCAGTGCACTGACGGGAGAGAAGCGGAGTCCCAGTGCACTGACGGGAGAGAAGCGGAGTCCCAGTGCACTGACGGGAGAGAAGCGGAGTCCCAGTGCACTGACGGGAGAGAAGCGGAGTCCCAGTGCACTGACGAGAGAGAAGCGGAGTCCCAGTGCACTGACGGGAGAGAAGCGGAGTCCCAGTGCACTGACGGGAGAGAAGCGGAGTCCCAGTGCACTGACGGGAGAGACAAACAGTTCAATGAGCTGGAGCAGCTTCTGGAGGAGATACTAAATGTACCATCTCCTGTGTCTCCAGTTGTGGATGTGGGTGGCTGTAGTCCAGTGACTGTTgtggagggtgtgtggcctgacctGTCCTCGGACTCTGATATAGATGTTGATGTTCTTGGCTAA
- the BTBD18 gene encoding BTB/POZ domain-containing protein 18 isoform X3, whose protein sequence is MSDIVDPSKPILFNRRVVHISEISSHYLFPLVRYMYTSELEVAPADVHGVLKAAKKLQIPELEMLKLQGGRLVRPECGRRLNRNCLGSMKHTQYAVADMQNDGLRLVFEAMNAKNNKKSSSDMLKMEPRSQVKQEVELSCRGPQEVELSCRGPQEAELSCRGPQEAELSCRGPQEVELSCRGPQEVSCRGPQEVELSCRGPQGVELSCRVPQGVELSCLEGILENEPISQSIAEKTASSPRSFHYQNRPGTVYEKQNTGSPKMFPNQEKEIVTVEKQTAYDIQSRKGLVKRIRLDRGRKDAILPDNKNYKPKVRVMDSKNINITSHHLQDDLQFLERSRGHQLPDKTASEGHAQCLEGLVDCRLRPEKIKTSHQTEVTDTAWCISCEMTEPTEHTETVSFNKCEGLEGVRKEWSDLMTKMESETVNQKSLLTVGQCKSNTGMVYPYDITMNEQGKRRLSVNESQASEVEKVKLRKVSNGRSWEVVREVESPRTECTDGREAESQCTDGREAESQCTDGREAESQCTDGREAESQCTDGREAESQCTDGREAESQCTDGREAESQCTDGREAESQCTDGREAESQCTDGREAESQCTDGREAESQCTDGREAESQCTDGREAESQCTDGREAESQCTDGREAESQCTDGREAESQCTDEREAESQCTDGREAESQCTDGREAESQCTDGRDKQFNELEQLLEEILNVPSPVSPVVDVGGCSPVTVVEGVWPDLSSDSDIDVDVLG, encoded by the coding sequence ATGTCGGATATTGTTGATCCTTCAAAACCAATACTATTCAATAGACGTGTAGTACACATTAGTGAAATTTCCAGCCACTACTTATTTCCTCTTGTCCGTTACATGTACACATCAGAACTGGAGGTTGCACCAGCAGATGTCCATGGTGTTCTCAAAGCAGCAAAGAAGTTACAGATACCAGAGCTGGAGATGTTAAAGCTGCAGGGAGGCAGGTTAGTCAGGCCTGAATGTGGAAGAAGGCTAAACAGAAATTGTCTTGGTAGCATGAAACACACTCAATATGCAGTGGCCGACATGCAAAATGATGGTTTAAGACTAGTTTTTGAGGCTATGAATGCCAAGAACAATAAGAAAAGCAGCTCAGATATGCTGAAGATGGAGCCAAGAAGTCAGGTAAAACAGGAGGTGGAGCTGAGCTGCCGGGGCCCTCAGGAGGTGGAGCTGAGCTGCCGGGGCCCTCAGGAGGCGGAGCTGAGCTGCCGGGGCCCTCAGGAGGCGGAGCTGAGCTGCCGGGGCCCTCAGGAGGTGGAACTGAGCTGCCGGGGCCCTCAGGAGGTGAGCTGCCGGGGCCCTCAGGAGGTGGAGCTGAGCTGCCGGGGCCCTCAGGGGGTGGAGCTGAGCTGCCGGGTCCCTCAGGGGGTGGAACTGAGCTGTCTGGAGGGCATACTAGAGAATGAGCCAATTAGCCAGAGTATAGCAGAAAAAACAGCTAGTTCACCCAGATCTTTTCACTACCAAAATAGGCCTGGGACAGTATATGAAAAACAGAATACAGGCAGTCCTAAAATGTTTCCAAACCAAGAGAAAGAGATTGTCACAGTAGAAAAACAAACAGCATATGACATTCAGTCAAGAAAAGGATTGGTGAAAAGGATACGACTGGACAGAGGAAGAAAAGATGCTATATTACCTGATAATAAGAATTATAAGCCTAAGGTTCGAGTGATGGATAGCAAAAATATTAACATAACTTCACATCATCTGCAGGATGACCTGCAGTTTCTAGAGCGATCAAGAGGACATCAACTACCGGATAAAACAGCAAGTGAGGGACATGCTCAATGTTTGGAGGGTTTGGTGGACTGTAGATTGAGGCCAGAAAAAATAAAAACTTCCCATCAAACAGAAGTTACTGATACAGCTTGGTGTATAAGCTGTGAAATGACTGAGCCTACAGAACATACTGAAACTGTAAGTTTTAATAAATGTGAAGGTCTGGAAGGTGTAAGGAAAGAATGGTCAGATCTGATGACCAAGATGGAAAGTGAAACTGTAAACCAAAAGAGTTTACTAACAGTTGGCCAATGTAAATCTAATACTGGTATGGTATATCCTTATGATATAACTATGAATGAACAGGGAAAGAGACGTCTGAGTGTGAATGAGTCTCAAGCAAGTGAAGTAGAGAAGGTAAAACTGAGGAAAGTCAGTAATGGGCGTAGCTGGGAAGTCGTAAGAGAAGTGGAGTCCCCGCGCACTGAGTGCACTGACGGCAGAGAAGCGGAGTCCCAGTGCACTGACGGGAGAGAAGCGGAGTCCCAGTGCACTGACGGCAGAGAAGCGGAGTCCCAGTGCACTGACGGCAGAGAAGCGGAGTCCCAGTGCACTGACGGCAGAGAAGCGGAGTCCCAGTGCACTGACGGGAGAGAAGCGGAGTCCCAGTGCACTGACGGGAGAGAAGCGGAGTCCCAGTGCACTGACGGGAGAGAAGCGGAGTCCCAGTGCACTGACGGGAGAGAAGCGGAGTCCCAGTGCACTGACGGGAGAGAAGCGGAGTCCCAGTGCACTGACGGGAGAGAAGCGGAGTCCCAGTGCACTGACGGGAGAGAAGCGGAGTCCCAGTGCACTGACGGGAGAGAAGCGGAGTCCCAGTGCACTGACGGGAGAGAAGCGGAGTCCCAGTGCACTGACGGGAGAGAAGCGGAGTCCCAGTGCACTGACGGGAGAGAAGCGGAGTCCCAGTGCACTGACGAGAGAGAAGCGGAGTCCCAGTGCACTGACGGGAGAGAAGCGGAGTCCCAGTGCACTGACGGGAGAGAAGCGGAGTCCCAGTGCACTGACGGGAGAGACAAACAGTTCAATGAGCTGGAGCAGCTTCTGGAGGAGATACTAAATGTACCATCTCCTGTGTCTCCAGTTGTGGATGTGGGTGGCTGTAGTCCAGTGACTGTTgtggagggtgtgtggcctgacctGTCCTCGGACTCTGATATAGATGTTGATGTTCTTGGCTAA
- the BTBD18 gene encoding BTB/POZ domain-containing protein 18 isoform X1, whose protein sequence is MAPGLRLSYWNPRLMRTVYFQLHQQQQAGLFCDVTLQGDGEGLNVHSCVIAACSPYIAKLLTCPGEMSDIVDPSKPILFNRRVVHISEISSHYLFPLVRYMYTSELEVAPADVHGVLKAAKKLQIPELEMLKLQGGRLVRPECGRRLNRNCLGSMKHTQYAVADMQNDGLRLVFEAMNAKNNKKSSSDMLKMEPRSQVKQEVELSCRGPQEVELSCRGPQEAELSCRGPQEAELSCRGPQEVELSCRGPQEVSCRGPQEVELSCRGPQGVELSCRVPQGVELSCLEGILENEPISQSIAEKTASSPRSFHYQNRPGTVYEKQNTGSPKMFPNQEKEIVTVEKQTAYDIQSRKGLVKRIRLDRGRKDAILPDNKNYKPKVRVMDSKNINITSHHLQDDLQFLERSRGHQLPDKTASEGHAQCLEGLVDCRLRPEKIKTSHQTEVTDTAWCISCEMTEPTEHTETVSFNKCEGLEGVRKEWSDLMTKMESETVNQKSLLTVGQCKSNTGMVYPYDITMNEQGKRRLSVNESQASEVEKVKLRKVSNGRSWEVVREVESPRTECTDGREAESQCTDGREAESQCTDGREAESQCTDGREAESQCTDGREAESQCTDGREAESQCTDGREAESQCTDGREAESQCTDGREAESQCTDGREAESQCTDGREAESQCTDGREAESQCTDGREAESQCTDGREAESQCTDGREAESQCTDGREAESQCTDEREAESQCTDGREAESQCTDGREAESQCTDGRDKQFNELEQLLEEILNVPSPVSPVVDVGGCSPVTVVEGVWPDLSSDSDIDVDVLG, encoded by the coding sequence gtgAAGGCCTTAATGTTCACtcttgtgtaattgcagcctgcagTCCATACATAGCCAAACTTCTCACATGTCCAGGTGAAATGTCGGATATTGTTGATCCTTCAAAACCAATACTATTCAATAGACGTGTAGTACACATTAGTGAAATTTCCAGCCACTACTTATTTCCTCTTGTCCGTTACATGTACACATCAGAACTGGAGGTTGCACCAGCAGATGTCCATGGTGTTCTCAAAGCAGCAAAGAAGTTACAGATACCAGAGCTGGAGATGTTAAAGCTGCAGGGAGGCAGGTTAGTCAGGCCTGAATGTGGAAGAAGGCTAAACAGAAATTGTCTTGGTAGCATGAAACACACTCAATATGCAGTGGCCGACATGCAAAATGATGGTTTAAGACTAGTTTTTGAGGCTATGAATGCCAAGAACAATAAGAAAAGCAGCTCAGATATGCTGAAGATGGAGCCAAGAAGTCAGGTAAAACAGGAGGTGGAGCTGAGCTGCCGGGGCCCTCAGGAGGTGGAGCTGAGCTGCCGGGGCCCTCAGGAGGCGGAGCTGAGCTGCCGGGGCCCTCAGGAGGCGGAGCTGAGCTGCCGGGGCCCTCAGGAGGTGGAACTGAGCTGCCGGGGCCCTCAGGAGGTGAGCTGCCGGGGCCCTCAGGAGGTGGAGCTGAGCTGCCGGGGCCCTCAGGGGGTGGAGCTGAGCTGCCGGGTCCCTCAGGGGGTGGAACTGAGCTGTCTGGAGGGCATACTAGAGAATGAGCCAATTAGCCAGAGTATAGCAGAAAAAACAGCTAGTTCACCCAGATCTTTTCACTACCAAAATAGGCCTGGGACAGTATATGAAAAACAGAATACAGGCAGTCCTAAAATGTTTCCAAACCAAGAGAAAGAGATTGTCACAGTAGAAAAACAAACAGCATATGACATTCAGTCAAGAAAAGGATTGGTGAAAAGGATACGACTGGACAGAGGAAGAAAAGATGCTATATTACCTGATAATAAGAATTATAAGCCTAAGGTTCGAGTGATGGATAGCAAAAATATTAACATAACTTCACATCATCTGCAGGATGACCTGCAGTTTCTAGAGCGATCAAGAGGACATCAACTACCGGATAAAACAGCAAGTGAGGGACATGCTCAATGTTTGGAGGGTTTGGTGGACTGTAGATTGAGGCCAGAAAAAATAAAAACTTCCCATCAAACAGAAGTTACTGATACAGCTTGGTGTATAAGCTGTGAAATGACTGAGCCTACAGAACATACTGAAACTGTAAGTTTTAATAAATGTGAAGGTCTGGAAGGTGTAAGGAAAGAATGGTCAGATCTGATGACCAAGATGGAAAGTGAAACTGTAAACCAAAAGAGTTTACTAACAGTTGGCCAATGTAAATCTAATACTGGTATGGTATATCCTTATGATATAACTATGAATGAACAGGGAAAGAGACGTCTGAGTGTGAATGAGTCTCAAGCAAGTGAAGTAGAGAAGGTAAAACTGAGGAAAGTCAGTAATGGGCGTAGCTGGGAAGTCGTAAGAGAAGTGGAGTCCCCGCGCACTGAGTGCACTGACGGCAGAGAAGCGGAGTCCCAGTGCACTGACGGGAGAGAAGCGGAGTCCCAGTGCACTGACGGCAGAGAAGCGGAGTCCCAGTGCACTGACGGCAGAGAAGCGGAGTCCCAGTGCACTGACGGCAGAGAAGCGGAGTCCCAGTGCACTGACGGGAGAGAAGCGGAGTCCCAGTGCACTGACGGGAGAGAAGCGGAGTCCCAGTGCACTGACGGGAGAGAAGCGGAGTCCCAGTGCACTGACGGGAGAGAAGCGGAGTCCCAGTGCACTGACGGGAGAGAAGCGGAGTCCCAGTGCACTGACGGGAGAGAAGCGGAGTCCCAGTGCACTGACGGGAGAGAAGCGGAGTCCCAGTGCACTGACGGGAGAGAAGCGGAGTCCCAGTGCACTGACGGGAGAGAAGCGGAGTCCCAGTGCACTGACGGGAGAGAAGCGGAGTCCCAGTGCACTGACGGGAGAGAAGCGGAGTCCCAGTGCACTGACGAGAGAGAAGCGGAGTCCCAGTGCACTGACGGGAGAGAAGCGGAGTCCCAGTGCACTGACGGGAGAGAAGCGGAGTCCCAGTGCACTGACGGGAGAGACAAACAGTTCAATGAGCTGGAGCAGCTTCTGGAGGAGATACTAAATGTACCATCTCCTGTGTCTCCAGTTGTGGATGTGGGTGGCTGTAGTCCAGTGACTGTTgtggagggtgtgtggcctgacctGTCCTCGGACTCTGATATAGATGTTGATGTTCTTGGCTAA